Proteins encoded within one genomic window of Pongo abelii isolate AG06213 chromosome 18, NHGRI_mPonAbe1-v2.0_pri, whole genome shotgun sequence:
- the CHD9NB gene encoding CHD9 neighbor protein encodes MGCHSSKSTTVAAESQKPEEERERGEPGLETSTQAADCKDAPLKDATPEPKS; translated from the coding sequence ATGGGGTGCCACTCCAGCAAGAGCACCACGGTGGCAGCTGAGTCCCAGAAGCCTGAAGAAGAGCGCGAGAGAGGAGAGCCAGGTCTGGAGACCAGCACCCAAGCAGCAGACTGCAAGGATGCCCCGCTGAAGGATGCAACCCCTGAGCCAAAGAGCTGA